From the genome of Denticeps clupeoides chromosome 4, fDenClu1.1, whole genome shotgun sequence, one region includes:
- the LOC114787771 gene encoding hydroperoxide isomerase ALOXE3, which produces MSHKIYSIMVTTGDRFCAGTCSSVYVKLVGTDGESTRVKINSDQGLSRDSVTKGSPELVELEAESFLGITDDEWFCSSVVVKTPEGDEFLFPCHCWLSSSEKEVVREATAKLIFQETKTKSLAHREMQLRRCQQEFRWEVYAPGLPEMVESDNALALPPEVRFSFTKEAEFNLTLGSAFIPLKLNGLADNRDSWTNFHDLDQIFVDKKTKAYEYVQQHWLEDEFFGYQLLNGLNPMMIERCQTLPTNFPVTDDLVRSYLPSGSCLKTEMENGNVFLCDYKNLRSLVGKGNVINGQQQYLAAPLCLLYRNPEEKLLPVAIQLQQEPGEGNPIFLPSDSCDWTLAKIFVRNADFNEHELNYHLLRTHLIAEVFAMATVRHLPSAHPVFKLLSLHFRYTLQINIMARDQLMSLEGAITCICPQYTGIGYSGSLTLLKNAMDLLTYTSLCLPENIEARGLKEISTFYYRDDGLRLWDIIQTYVEGVLGFYYPSDDYVQRDSEVQLWIEDIFKKGFVEKQSSGIPQSFASVKELIKFITMVIFTVSGQHAAINNGQFDFGGWMPNFPSSLRQPAPTCKGETTESDILKTLPDVGTTVNTLAAVYVLSKKSTDHYQLGHYPEQLFVEKEPLERMEDFKRRLQVLSYDIKARNVGLPLPYTYLDPENIENSVAI; this is translated from the exons ATGAGCCATAAGATTTACAGCATCATGGTGACCACCGGAGACCGCTTCTGTGCTGGAACGTGCAGCTCTGTATACGTAAAATTGGTAGGAACAGATGGGGAGAGCACCCGTGTGAAGATCAATTCTGATCAGGGCTTGTCAAGGGACTCAGTAA CTAAAGGCTCTCCGGAACTGGTGGAACTGGAAGCCGAGTCGTTTTTGGGCATTACGGATGACGAATGGTTCTGCTCCAGCGTTGTTGTGAAAACCCCAGAGGGGGATGAATTCCTGTTTCCGTGCCATTGCTGGCTGTCCAGCAGTGAAAAGGAGGTGGTGAGAGAGGCCACAG CAAAGCTCATATTTCAAGAGACCAAAACCAAGTCCcttgcacacagagaaatgcagCTGAGAAGGTGCCAGCAGGAGTTCAG ATGGGAAGTATATGCTCCAGGATTGCCGGAAATGGTAGAGTCAGACAACGCCCTGGCTTTGCCCCCTGAGGTCCGCTTTTCGTTCACCAAGGAGGCCGAGTTCAACCTTACTCTGGGCTCAGC TTTCATCCCACTGAAGCTGAATGGCCTTGCTGACAACAGGGATTCATGGACGAACTTTCATGACCTTGACCAGATCTTTGTtgataaaaaaactaaagccTATG AATATGTTCAGCAACACTGGCTGGAAGATGAGTTCTTTGGTTACCAGCTTCTGAATGGCCTCAACCCCATGATGATCGAGCGCTGCCAAACTCTTCCCACAAATTTTCCAGTCACTGATGACTTGGTGAGATCCTACTTGCCAAGTGGAAGTTGTCTGAAGACAGAAATGGAG AACGgaaatgtttttctgtgtgaCTACAAGAATCTGCGCAGCCTGGTGGGGAAAGGGAATGTTATTAATGGCCAGCAGCAGTACCTCGCTGCTCCACTCTGTTTGCTCTACAGGAACCCCGAGGAGAAGCTGCTGCCTGTCGCCATCCAG TTACAGCAGGAGCCAGGGGAGGGGAATCCCATCTTTCTCCCGTCGGATTCATGCGACTGGACTCTGGCCAAGATTTTTGTCAGGAATGCCGATTTCAATGAGCATGAGTTGAACTACCATCTGCTGAGAACTCATCTGATCGCCGAGGTctttgccatggcaacagtgcGTCACCTTCCATCAGCACACCCCGTTTTCAAG ctgctgTCCCTCCATTTCCGCTACACATTACAGATCAACATAATGGCGCGAGATCAGCTCATGTCActggagg GTGCTATTACTTGTATTTGCCCACAGTACACTGGGATTGGTTATTCTGGGTCTCTGACCCTTCTGAAGAACGCTATGGATTTGCTGACCTACACCTCTCTCTGCCTGCCTGAAAACATTGAGGCGCGTGGGCTCAAGGAAATTTCCACCTTCTACTACAGAGACGATGGCCTCAGACTTTGGGACATCATTCAAAC GTATGTGGAAGGGGTTCTGGGATTCTACTACCCTTCTGATGATTATGTGCAGAGAGACTCGGAAGTGCAGCTCTGGATCGAAGACATTTTTAAGAAAGGCTTTGTGGAGAAGCAGAGTTCAG GGATTCCTCAGAGCTTTGCATCAGTGAAGGAGCTCATCAAGTTCATCACAATGGTAATCTTCACAGTCTCGGGCCAGCATGCAGCCATCAACAATGGACAG TTTGACTTTGGTGGTTGGATGCCCAACTTTCCCAGTTCTCTGAGACAACCGGCTCCCACCTGTAAAGGTGAAACTACCGAGAGTGATATCCTGAAGACTCTTCCAGATGTTGGCACCACGGTGAACACACTGGCAGCTGTATATGTACTGAGCAAGAAATCCACAGACCAT TACCAGCTTGGCCATTATCCCGAGCAGCTGTTTGTGGAAAAGGAACCTCTAGAAAGGATGGAAGATTTCAAGAGAAGACTCCAGGTTCTCAGCTATGACATTAAAGCCAGGAATGTTGGACTTCCGCTGCCATACACCTACCTGGACCCTGAAAACATTGAGAACAGTGTTGCCATTTAA